The Zygosaccharomyces rouxii strain CBS732 chromosome A complete sequence genome window below encodes:
- the SPO77 gene encoding Spo77p (some similarities with uniprot|Q06134 Saccharomyces cerevisiae YLR341W SPO77 Meiosis-specific protein of unknown function required for spore wall formation during sporulation dispensable for both nuclear divisions during meiosis) has product MTLSLRDINGCDSSLFNYRHFSKISILNDTLQRGNKKNDSNSDSNSNEIHLGLDRSLRQIFDKPLKSNNEYEGENWSEAVCSSKARMMSDRLLNIDSDSVLDFSLASARKLNNLDGSVQLFTPTVVANNSQLNLDELNAHLSLLLQDTLDIKETDSLLMKLGLQLIPQTVKLNQALTRFDNDPKGKATNKSVSKFVEFCNQSIDEIWLPYLAEGLNFVKQALQVLETFKDQYTKVELKTTADDGLKLLIHQWSMLNYFPMVLINSLNFKVLFPSENIGNSETQMALTNNELFKILFVTLSLEISKTFIKSVKILMDLKAYEKFENSSIISTVATLLDSTVETHTGEIMIGIGQLIREWITERSKIDPLCTIAWNQWSQSVLQDYRIRFRNDISAFSSSTDEGEDDAQLAELMFDKFDVGRIFVEEIFKFTQPEKKAKPTFNGNSLGWLTIFDENENNSTHGSPNRNGGEHLSPVYANNTLRSLFPPISSRNAIVGSSNTLRTATTANNCKKAIVKQWAHTLKQKFQDFFHLHRQPSIISSVRYYRAATNAANLHNHATRHLAPFPGDITIFAEDQRSHVEKLTKKLYKKEEKGRRKRDALRVIFS; this is encoded by the coding sequence ATGACTTTAAGTTTAAGAGACATCAATGGTTGCGATTCTAGTTTGTTCAATTACCGCCAtttctctaaaatttcGATTTTGAACGATACTTTACAAAGAGGaaataaaaagaatgaTAGTAATAGTGATAGCAATAGTAATGAGATTCACTTAGGATTGGATCGATCATTAAGACAAATATTCGATAAACCTTTGAAATCTAATAATGAatatgaaggtgaaaattGGAGTGAAGCGGTTTGCAGTTCTAAGGCCAGAATGATGTCAGACAGATTATTAAATATTGATAGTGATAGTGTTCTCGATTTTTCCTTAGCATCAGCTCGTAAATTAAACAACTTGGATGGTTCAGTTCAGCTGTTTACACCGACGGTGGTTGCTAACAATAGCCAATTGAATTTAGATGAATTAAATGCTCACTTATCATtacttttacaagataCCTTAGACATTAAGGAAACCGATTCtctattgatgaaattgggGTTACAGTTAATTCCACAAACGGTTAAACTAAATCAGGCGTTAACAAGATTTGACAACGATCCTAAGGGTAAAGCTACCAATAAAAGTGTCAGCAAATTCGTTGAGTTTTGtaatcaatcaattgatgaaatttggtTACCATATCTTGCCGAAGGGCTCAATTTTGTAAAACAGGCTCTGCAAGTATTGGAAACGTTTAAGGATCAATACACCAAGgttgaattgaaaacaacTGCTGATGATGGATTGAAACTTCTAATTCATCAGTGGTCAATGTTAAATTATTTCCCTATGGTATTAATCAActctttaaattttaaagttTTGTTTCCATCTGAAAACATTGGTAACTCCGAAACTCAGATGGCGCTAACAAACAAcgaattgttcaaaatattGTTCGTTACACTGTCATTAGAAATAAGCAAGACATTTATCAAATCAGTTAAGATTTTAATGGATTTAAAAGCCTACGAGAAGTTTGAAAATAGTTCAATTATATCAACTGTGGCTACATTACTCGATTCAACGGTTGAAACTCATACTGGCGAAATAATGATTGGTATTGGTCAGTTGATTAGAGAGTGGATCACAGAAAGATCTAAAATCGATCCTCTATGTACAATTGCATGGAACCAATGGTCTCAAAGTGTATTGCAAGACTACAGAATTCGTTTCCGTAATGATATTTCCGCATTTTCGTCGAGTACAGACGAAGGGGAAGATGACGCTCAATTGGCAGAATTGATGTTCGATAAATTTGACGTTGGTAGAATATTTGTGGAggaaatcttcaaatttacaCAACCGGAAAAAAAGGCAAAACCTACATTTAATGGCAATTCTCTCGGCTGGCTAACTATatttgatgagaatgaaaaTAACAGTACTCATGGATCCCCAAATCGCAATGGTGGTGAACATCTTTCGCCTGTCTACGCCAACAACACATTAAGGAGTTTATTCCCACCAATATCATCAAGAAATGCTATTGTCGGATCTAGTAATACACTACGTACGGCTACTACTGCGAATAACTGCAAGAAAGCCATAGTCAAACAATGGGCCCACACATTGAAAcagaaatttcaagattttttcCACTTACATAGACAGCCATCCATCATCTCATCGGTACGTTATTATAGGGCCGCCACAAATGCCGCGAACCTTCATAACCACGCAACCCGCCATCTCGCACCTTTTCCCGGAGATATTACTATATTCGCGGAGGATCAACGCTCTCACGTTGAAAAGCTGACAAAAAAGCTGTATAAGAAGGAGGAGAAGGGCAGACGGAAAAGAGATGCGCTTCGAGTAATATTCAGTTAA
- the GAS2 gene encoding 1,3-beta-glucanosyltransferase (similar to uniprot|Q06135 Saccharomyces cerevisiae YLR343W GAS2 Putative 1,3-beta-glucanosyltransferase has similarity to Gas1p) has protein sequence MKMSWRGILFVLSSIVSAVTAISALNRNSVFDIYSDSIAPIEVVGRKFYNSRTGNQFFLRGVAYQPTIASESWNPEILNSETNYIDPLAEPSLCLRDLPFFEKLDVNTLRVYSIDTRKNHDVCMEALANSGIYVLIDLSEPNHSIERNRPSWDISIFERYTSVVDVMQKYSNVLGFFAGNEVTNDETNTNASPFVKAAIRDVKQYIQEKSYRQIPVGYSSSDDATTRDSLAKYFVCGGETAADFYGINMYEWCGYSSYATSGYRERTLEFANYPIPVFFSEFGCNSVRPRPFTEVSAIFGPKMSQVWSGGLAYMYFEEENEYGLVKIDETGSVHELEDFKYLQNAYRNTSPYGITKEKYLQDISFAISTQSVECPNEVSAANTHTPWKANVEIPPSPNAKICQCLEQVLPCLVSPLNGWNFQDHFDYACSQVDCSDITTDGEKGIYGEFSYCLPEQKLSLEISKMYHMRNHPTGVCPMSSNNVYYNAQSMNITDPMCIEVSHRLQELQKAADSRKTPAVKKLVKPKMKNASHTKLLLDTDSGSSVKFKYSGYAILLISIIFATMVF, from the coding sequence ATGAAAATGAGTTGGAGAGGCATTCTTTTTGTATTATCAAGTATCGTAAGCGCGGTAACTGCGATTTCAGCGCTGAACCGAAATTCTGTATTTGACATATATTCTGATAGCATTGCACCAATCGAAGTCGTTGGGAGGAAATTTTACAACTCTAGAACTGGAAATCAGTTCTTTTTGAGAGGTGTTGCGTACCAACCAACGATAGCGTCAGAATCTTGGAATCCTGAAATATTAAATTCGGAGACCAACTATATCGATCCTCTGGCAGAACCATCTCTATGCCTTAGAGATCTCCCATTCTTCGAAAAATTGGATGTAAATACATTAAGAGTGTATTCTATCGATACTAGAAAAAATCATGATGTCTGCATGGAAGCATTAGCGAACAGTGGCATTTACGTATTGATAGATTTATCTGAGCCAAATCATTCCATCGAGAGAAATCGACCAAGTTGGGATATCTCAATTTTCGAAAGGTATACCTCTGTAGTAGATGTAATGCAAAAATATTCAAACGTTCTTGGATTCTTTGCAGGTAACGAGGTGACTAATGATGAAACGAATACGAATGCATCTCCCTTTGTAAAAGCCGCCATTAGAGATGTAAAGCAATATATCCAAGAAAAGAGTTATAGACAGATTCCTGTTGGATATTCTTCAAGTGATGATGCCACCACTAGAGATTCTTTGGCAAAATATTTTGTCTGCGGTGGTGAAACTGCAGCTGATTTCTATGGTATTAACATGTACGAATGGTGCGGTTATTCGTCATATGCAACCAGTGGATATAGAGAACGAACTTTGGAGTTTGCCAACTATCCTATTCctgttttcttttcagaaTTTGGTTGTAATAGTGTTAGACCAAGACCATTCACTGAAGTTAGTGCCATATTTGGGCCCAAGATGTCTCAAGTTTGGTCTGGTGGCCTAGCGTACATGTAttttgaagaggaaaacGAATACGGCTTAGTAAAGATTGACGAAACCGGTTCAGTTcatgaattggaagatttcaaatatttacaaaatgCTTATAGAAACACTTCACCTTATGGTATCACTAAGGAAAAATATCTGCAAGATATTAGTTTCGCCATTTCCACGCAGTCTGTTGAATGTCCTAATGAAGTGTCTGCCGCAAACACTCACACACCCTGGAAAGCAAATGTGGAAATACCACCATCTCCCAATGCCAAAATATGTCAATGTTTGGAGCAAGTCTTACCATGTCTTGTATCACCATTGAATGGTTGGAATTTTCAAGATCATTTTGATTATGCATGTAGTCAAGTGGATTGTTCAGATATTACCACTGATGGCGAAAAGGGAATTTACGGTGAATTTTCATACTGCTTGCCTGAACaaaaattatcattagagATCAGTAAAATGTACCATATGAGAAACCACCCCACTGGAGTTTGTCCCATGAGCAGCAATAACGTCTATTATAATGCGCAGAGTATGAATATAACTGACCCCATGTGTATTGAAGTTTCCCACAGATTGCAGGAATTACAAAAGGCGGCAGACAGTAGAAAGACACCAGCAGTAAAAAAATTAGTTAAAcccaaaatgaaaaatgccAGTCATACTAAACTTTTATTAGATACAGACTCTGGTTCTTCGGTAAAGTTTAAATATTCAGGATATGCAATTCTACTCATCTCCATTATATTTGCCACTATGGTCTTTtag
- a CDS encoding 1,3-beta-glucan synthase (highly similar to uniprot|P38631 Saccharomyces cerevisiae YLR342W FKS1 Catalytic subunit of 1 3-beta-D-glucan synthase functionally redundant with alternate catalytic subunit Gsc2p binds to regulatory subunit Rho1p involved in cell wall synthesis and maintenance localizes to sites of cell wall remodeling or uniprot|P40989 Saccharomyces cerevisiae YGR032W GSC2): MSYGQPNHEQQVPYEDEMGGYAPYNQGYAEPMYDEYGNPIYPDGTYYDPNVMGGDPYAQSSIGPYDDQTMDYQSGYYNQPRGPAMGENFSDFSSYGPPGTPGYDAYGGAGAYTPSQMSYGEPGSSGASTPIYGTGEGYDPQAIAMALPNEPYPAWTADNQSPVTIEQIEDIFIDLTNKFGFQRDSMRNVFDQFMTLLDSRSSRMSPEQALLSVHADYIGGDTANYKKWYFAAQLDMDDAVGFRNMQLGKLSRKARRAKKKNKKAIQEASSNPEETEATLNQLEGDNSLEAADFRWKTRMNELHPLEKVRQIALYLLCWGEANQVRFTAECLCFIYKCASDYLESPLCQQRTEPMPEGDYLKRVITPLYHFLRDQVYGIVDGRFVKREKDHNKVIGYDDVNQLFWYPEGIARIVFEDGTRLIDIPPEERYGRLGDVAWGNVFFKTFKETRTWLHLITNFNRIWVIHATVYWMYVAYSAPTFYTHNYQQLVDNHPPPAYRWASAALGGTLASFIQIVATLCEWSFVPRYWAGAQHLSRRFWFLCLIFAINLGPIIFVFAYEKETVQSTAAHAVAAVMFFVAVATFLFFAVMPLGGLFTSYMKGRTRKYVASQTFTASFAPLRGMDMWLSYLVWITVFAAKYSESYFFLILSLRDPIRILSTMNMRCTGEYWWGATLCRQQGKVVLGLMIATDFILFFLDTYLWYILVNVIFSVGRSFWLGISILTPWRNIFSRLPKRIYSKILATTDMEIKYKPKVLISQVWNAIVISMYREHLLAIDHVQKLLYHQVPSEIEGKRTLRAPTFFVSQDDNNFETEFFPRNSEAERRISFFAQSLATPIPEPLPVDNMPTFTVMTPHYSERILLSLREIIREDDQFSRVTLLEYLKQLHPVEWDCFVKDTKILAEETAAYEGNDEDVENKEDALKSQIDDLPFYCIGFKSAAPEYTLRTRIWASLRSQTLYRTVSGFMNYSRAIKLLYRVENPEIVQMFGGNAEGLERELEKMARRKFKFLVSMQRLTKFKPHELENAEFLLRAYPDLQIAYLDEEPPENEGEEPRIYSALIDGHCELLDNGRRRPKFRVQLSGNPILGDGKSDNQNHALIFYRGEYIQLIDANQDNYLEECLKIRSVLAEFEELNVEQVNPYAPELKYEEQNALHPVAIVGAREYIFSENSGVLGDVAAGKEQTFGTLFARTLAQIGGKLHYGHPDFVNATYMTTRGGVSKAQKGLHLNEDIYAGMNAILRGGRIKHCEYYQCGKGRDLGFGTILNFTTKIGAGMGEQMLSREYYYLGTQLPIDRFLSFYFAHPGFHLNNLFIQLSLQMFMLTLVNMHSLAHEAIMCSYDRNKPITDVLYPIGCYNLSPVVDWVRRYTLSIFIVFWIAFVPIVVQELVERGLWKATQRFCRHLLSLSPMFEVFAGQIYSAALLSDMSVGGARYISTGRGFATARIPFSILYSRFAGSAIYMGSRSMIMLLFGTIAHWQAPLLWFWASLSSLMFSPFIFNPHQFSWQDFFLDYRDFIRWLSRGNSKYHRNSWIGYVRMSRARITGFKRKLIGDDSEKSAGDAARAHRSNIILSEIIPCAIYSAGCFVAFTFINAQTGVRTTDDDRVNSTLRIIICTLGPIVVNLGVLAFCAGLSCCSGPLFKMCCKSSGSVMAGVAHGFAVIIHIVFFIVMWVLEGFNFARMLIGVVTCIQCQRLIFLFMTTFMLSREFKNDRSNTAFWTGKWYGMGFGAMAWSQPYRELCAKTVEMSEFAADFILGHVILFVHFPILLIPQIDKFHSIMLFWLKPSRQIRPPIYSLKQNRLRKRMVRKYSYLYYGVFILFAACIVGPAVASSHVSKTIGSSLTGTFKNLVQPRNTSNNDTGKQMSTYVSHWFTSTPSLKTWSTKK; this comes from the coding sequence ATGTCATACGGTCAACCGAACCACGAACAACAAGTCCCGTATGAGGATGAAATGGGTGGTTATGCTCCATATAATCAAGGTTATGCGGAGCCTATGTATGATGAGTATGGAAATCCCATTTACCCAGATGGGACTTACTATGATCCAAATGTGATGGGTGGTGATCCATATGCACAATCGTCCATTGGACCTTACGATGATCAGACTATGGATTACCAATCTGGTTATTATAATCAACCTCGCGGTCCTGCTATGGGTGAAAATTTCTCCGATTTTAGCAGTTATGGACCACCAGGTACTCCTGGTTATGATGCTTAcggtggtgctggtgcttATACACCATCTCAGATGTCATATGGTGAACCAGGATCTTCAGGAGCTTCAACTCCAATCTATGGTACTGGCGAAGGTTACGATCCACAAGCCATTGCTATGGCACTACCAAATGAACCTTATCCTGCATGGACAGCCGATAACCAATCACCTGTTACCATCGAACAAATCGAAGATATCTTTATCGATTTGACAAATAAATTTGGTTTCCAAAGAGACTCTATGAGAAACGTTTTTGATCAGTTCATGACTCTGCTGGATTCCAGATCTTCAAGAATGTCACCAGAACAAGCATTATTATCAGTTCACGCCGATTATATCGGTGGTGATACTGCCAACTATAAAAAATGGTATTTTGCAGCTCAACTTGATATGGATGATGCCGTTGGTTTCAGAAACATGCAGTTGGGTAAATTATCTAGAAAGGCAAGAAGagcaaagaagaagaataagaagGCAATTCAGGAAGCTTCCTCTAATCCAGAAGAGACTGAAGCTACTTTGAACCAACTAGAAGGTGATAATTCTCTAGAAGCTGCTGACTTCAGATGGAAGACAAGAATGAATGAGTTGCATCCATTGGAAAAAGTTCGTCAAATTGCTCTTTACTTATTATGCTGGGGTGAAGCCAATCAAGTTAGATTTACAGCTGAATGTTTGTGTTTCATCTACAAGTGTGCTTCAGACTATTTAGAATCACCATTGTGCCAACAGCGTACAGAGCCAATGCCAGAGGGTGATTACCTAAAGAGAGTCATTACACCTTTGTACCATTTCTTGAGAGATCAAGTTTATGGTATTGTCGATGGTAGATTCGTCAAACGTGAGAAAGATCATAACAAAGTTATCGGTTATGATGATGTTAACCAATTGTTCTGGTATCCTGAAGGTATCGCAAGAATTGTGTTTGAAGATGGCACTAGATTAATCGACATCCCACCTGAAGAACGCTATGGTCGTCTAGGTGATGTCGCTTGGGGTAATGTTTTCTTCAAGactttcaaagaaactcGTACCTGGTTACATTtaattaccaatttcaacCGTATCTGGGTTATCCATGCTACAGTCTACTGGATGTATGTTGCTTACAGTGCTCCCACTTTTTACACTCATAACTACCAACAACTGGTCGACAACCATCCTCCCCCAGCTTATAGATGGGCATCAGCAGCCCTTGGTGGTACGTTGGCAAGttttattcaaattgttGCAACTCTGTGTGAATGGAGTTTTGTTCCTCGCTACTGGGCTGGTGCTCAACACTTGTCACGTCGTTTCTGGTTTTTGTGCTTAATCTTTGCCATCAATTTGGGTCCGATCATTTTCGTGTTTGCttatgaaaaggaaacCGTTCAGAGTACTGCCGCTCATGCAGTGGCCGCTGTTATGTTCTTTGTTGCGGTGGCTACTTTCCTATTTTTCGCAGTGATGCCTCTTGGTGGGCTATTTACTTCCTACATGAAGGGCAGAACCAGAAAATACGTTGCTTCCCAAACTTTCACTGCTTCCTTTGCACCTTTGAGAGGTATGGATATGTGGTTATCCTATCTGGTCTGGATTACCGTTTTCGCCGCCAAGTACTCTGAATCTTACttctttttgattctttcatTGAGAGATCCTATTAGAATCTTATCTACTATGAACATGAGATGTACTGGTGAATACTGGTGGGGTGCTACACTCTGTAGACAGCAGGGTAAAGTTGTCCTTGGTTTGATGATAGCTACAGATTTTattctgttcttcttggatACTTACTTGTGGTATATTTTGGTTAATGTGATCTTCTCTGTCGGTAGATCCTTCTGGTTAGGTATTTCCATTTTGACTCCATGGAGAAATATCTTCTCTCGTCTACCAAAGAGAATCTACTCCAAGATTTTGGCTACTACTGATATGGAAATCAAGTACAAGCCTAAGGTCTTGATCTCTCAAGTGTGGAATGCTATTGTTATTTCCATGTACAGAGAACACTTGCTAGCCATTGACCAcgttcaaaaattgttgtaCCATCAAGTTCCATCTGAAATTGAAGGTAAGAGAACTTTAAGAGCTCCAACTTTCTTCGTATCTCAAGATGATAACAACTTTGAAACGGAGTTTTTCCCCCGTAACTCTGAAGCTGAACGTCGTATCTCTTTCTTTGCCCAATCTTTGGCTACTCCAATCCCTGAACCATTACCTGTTGATAATATGCCAACTTTCACTGTGATGACTCCTCACTACTCTGAAAGAATTTTACTATCTTTGAGAGAAATTATTCGTGAAGATGATCAATTCTCCAGAGTTACATTGTTAGAGTACTTGAAGCAATTGCATCCAGTGGAATGGGACTGTTTTGTCAAAGACACTAAGATTTTGGCAGAAGAGACTGCTGCTTATGAAGGtaacgatgaagatgtggaaaataAGGAAGATGCCCTTAAGTCTCAAATTGATGACTTGCCCTTCTACTGTattggtttcaaatctgcTGCTCCTGAGTACACTTTACGTACACGTATTTGGGCATCTTTGAGATCTCAAACGTTGTATCGTACTGTTTCTGGTTTCATGAACTACTCTAGAGCCATTAAATTGTTGTACCGTGTGGAAAACCctgaaattgttcaaatgtTTGGTGGTAATGCTGAAGGTttagaaagagaattggagaaaatggcaagaagaaaattcaagTTCTTGGTTTCAATGCAAAGATTGACTAAATTCAAGCCAcatgaattggaaaatgctGAATTCTTGTTGAGAGCCTACCCTGATTTGCAAATTGCCTACTTGGATGAAGAACCTCCTGAaaatgaaggtgaagagCCAAGAATCTACTCTGCTTTGATTGATGGTCACTGTGAATTACTGGACAATGGTCGTAGAAGACCTAAGTTCAGAGTTCAATTGTCTGGTAACCCTATTCttggtgatggtaaatCTGATAACCAAAACCATGCTTTGATCTTCTACAGAGGTGAATACATCCAATTGATTGATGCTAACCAAGATAactatttggaagaatgTCTAAAGATTAGATCTGTGCTTGCCGAGttcgaagaattgaatgTAGAACAAGTTAACCCATATGCCCCTGAATTGAAATACGAGGAACAGAATGCTCTACATCCTGTCGCTATCGTTGGTGCTAGAGAATATATTTTCTCTGAAAACTCTGGTGTTCTCGGTGATGTTGCAGCTGGTAAAGAACAAACTTTTGGTACATTGTTTGCACGTACTCTGGCTCAAATTGGTGGTAAGCTCCATTATGGTCACCCCGATTTTGTGAATGCTACTTACATGACTACTAGAGGTGGTGTTTCCAAGGCACAAAAGGGTTTACATTTGAACGAAGATATTTACGCCGGTATGAATGCTATTTTACGTGGTGGTCGTATCAAGCACTGTGAATATTACCAATGTGGTAAAGGTAGAGATTTAGGTTTTGGTaccattttgaatttcacAACGAAGATTGGTGCTGGTATGGGTGAACAGATGCTTTCCCGTGAGTACTACTACTTGGGTACTCAATTGCCTATTGACCGTTTCCTATCCTTTTATTTTGCTCACCCTGGTTTTCACTTGAATAACCTGTTCATTCAATTGTCATTGCAAATGTTTATGTTGACCTTAGTTAACATGCACTCTTTGGCCCATGAAGCTATCATGTGTAGCTACGACAGGAACAAGCCTATTACTGATGTTTTGTACCCAATTGGTTGCTACAACTTGTCTCCAGTTGTTGACTGGGTCAGACGTTATACTCTGTCTATTTTCATCGTTTTCTGGATTGCATTTGTTCCTATCGTCGTCcaagaattggttgaaCGTGGGTTGTGGAAGGCCACTCAAAGATTCTGCCGTCACTTGTTATCTCTATCTCCAATGTTTGAAGTGTTTGCTGGTCAAATCTACTCTGCTGCTTTGCTAAGTGATATGTCTGTTGGTGGTGCTCGTTACATTTCTACTGGTCGTGGTTTTGCAACTGCACGTATTCCATTCTCCATTCTTTACTCAAGATTTGCTGGGTCTGCCATTTACATGGGCTCCAGATCCATGATCATGTTGTTATTCGGTACCATTGCCCACTGGCAAGCACCTTTGCTATGGTTCTGGGCTTCTTTGTCATCTTTGATGTTCTCTCCATTTATATTTAACCCACACCAATTCTCATGGcaagatttcttcttggattACAGAGATTTCATCAGATGGTTATCCAGAGGTAACAGCAAATATCAtagaaattcttggatcGGTTATGTGAGAATGTCCAGAGCTCGTATCACTGGTTTCAAACGTAAGTTAATCGGCGACGACTCTGAAAAATCTGCTGGTGATGCCGCTAGAGCTCACAGGTCTAATATCATTCTTTCTGAAATCATCCCATGTGCCATCTACAGTGCTGGTTGTTTTGTTGCCTTCACATTTATCAATGCCCAAACTGGTGTGAGAACAACTGATGATGACCGTGTGAACTCTACTTTGCGTATCATTATCTGTACTTTGGGACCAATTGTTGTAAACTTGGGTGTCCTAGCTTTCTGTGCGGGATTATCTTGTTGCTCTGGCCCATTGTTCAAGATGTGTTGTAAGAGTAGTGGTTCTGTGATGGCTGGTGTCGCACACGGTTTTGCAGTAATTATCCACATTGTATTCTTTATTGTCATGTGGGTTTTGGAAGGTTTCAATTTCGCTAGAATGTTGATCGGTGTTGTCACCTGTATTCAATGTCAAAGGTTGATCTTCTTATTCATGACTACTTTCATGTTGTCCCGTGAATTCAAGAACGATAGGTCTAACACTGCATTCTGGACGGGTAAATGGTATGGTATGGGATTCGGTGCTATGGCATGGTCGCAACCATACAGAGAATTATGTGCCAAGACTGTGGAAATGTCTGAATTTGCTGCAGATTTCATTTTGGGTCACGTAATTCTATTTGTCCATTTCCCAATTTTATTGATCCCACAGATTGATAAATTCCACTCCATCATGTTGTTCTGGTTGAAACCATCTCGTCAAATCCGCCCACCaatttattctttgaagCAAAACCGTTTGCGTAAGCGTATGGTGAGAAAATACAGTTACTTGTACTATGGTGTTTTCATTCTATTCGCCGCATGTATCGTAGGTCCAGCTGTTGCATCTTCCCATGTTTCTAAGACTATCGGTTCTAGTTTAACTGGTactttcaagaatttggtTCAACCAAGAAATACATCCAATAACGATACCGGTAAGCAAATGTCCACTTATGTGAGTCACTGGTTTACTTCTACTCCTTCTTTGAAGACGTGGTCCACCAAGAAATAA
- the IMO32 gene encoding Imo32p (similar to uniprot|P53219 Saccharomyces cerevisiae YGR031W Hypothetical ORF): MHNKVIGSVTVRHHFIKSIPIIKKGIKGSPLLKFTRYHHQNAKRQHVKLFSDTASKDPPTGPLFDHHNNTFETTTSQGKYGSTEVLNKHLSSDDLPSVELSYDVITQHTSQFDKEKSSIILLHGLFGNRQNNRTIGRELNELLERDVYLPDLRNHGQSPHIGRHDYPSMALDVERLIREKILNHKDAKKPIIVGHSMGAKVAMSVALRKPELCSMLVSIDNAPVASPPMTAFPRYVRKLLQIINDPNVGTVQQADEQLKEIEPTAVVRRFLLTVLQRVKDEESGRWRFKSRIPLGILNDAIVKGNISNWEFNPWVHRFVGPSLFIRATKSYYVADEYLSDVGNFFPRFEIRDIEAGHWVNAEKPHECVRDIVEFVERQEDELRFN, from the coding sequence ATGCACAATAAAGTGATAGGCTCTGTTACTGTTCGTCATCACTTCATAAAAAGTATTCCGATTATTAAGAAGGGCATCAAGGGATCCCCGCTTTTAAAATTTACCAGATATCACCATCAAAATGCTAAGAGACAACATGTAAAGTTATTTTCAGACACTGCAAGTAAAGATCCACCTACGGGGCCACTATTTGACCACCACAATAACACGTTTGAAACTACTACATCTCAGGGGAAATATGGATCCACTGAAGTTTTGAACAAACATCTATCCTCAGATGATTTACCTTCAGTAGAGCTGTCATATGATGTTATTACTCAGCATACCAGCCAATTCGACAAGGAAAAGTCTTCGATTATCCTTCTACATGGGCTTTTTGGCAATAGACAGAACAACAGAACCATTGGACGTGAACTGAACGAATTGTTAGAAAGAGATGTTTATTTACCAGACTTGAGAAATCATGGTCAAAGCCCTCACATTGGTAGACATGATTATCCTTCTATGGCCCTCGATGTGGAAAGGCTTATTAGAGAGAAAATACTAAACCACAAGGATGCGAAGAAACCAATTATAGTCGGTCATTCCATGGGGGCGAAAGTCGCAATGAGCGTCGCACTGAGAAAGCCTGAACTTTGTTCAATGTTAGTTAGTATTGACAATGCTCCAGTCGCGTCACCACCAATGACAGCTTTCCCCAGATACGTTAGAAAACTGTTACAAATTATAAACGATCCTAACGTGGGAACTGTACAACAAGCTGATGAACAGTTAAAGGAGATTGAACCCACCGCGGTTGTACGGAGATTTTTACTAACGGTTTTGCAAAGAGTTAAAGACGAAGAGAGTGGTCGTTGGAGGTTTAAATCAAGAATACCGCTAGGAATCTTAAATGATGCTATAGTTAAGGGGAACATTTCGAATTGGGAATTTAACCCGTGGGTTCACAGATTCGTGGGTCCCTCTCTATTCATCAGAGCTACTAAATCCTATTACGTGGCTGATGAGTACCTTTCAGACGTTGGTAATTTCTTCCCCAGGTTTGAGATAAGAGACATCGAAGCTGGTCATTGGGTCAATGCAGAGAAACCTCACGAATGTGTACGTGATATTGTGGAGTTCGTCGAGAGGCAGGAAGACGAATTAAGGTTTAACTGA